One Skermanella sp. TT6 genomic window, GCCCAGCAGCTCGGCGAGCCGGGTCAGCAGGGTGGCGTGGCGCAGCGGCTTGTGCAGCAGTCCGTCCACCACGACGCCGACCAGCTCGTCCTTCAGGCTGCCGACTCCCGACGAGGAGCACAGGATGACCTTGAGGTCGCGCAACCTGGGATCGGCGCGCAGGATCGCCAGCAGGTCGATGCCGGACATCTCCGGCATGTTGTGGTCGAGCAGGACGGCGTCGAGCGGCTGGCCGGCGCGGCTGGCCTGGCGCAGGATCATCAGCCCGTCGGCGGCCGAGACGGCGGTGCGGGTGTCCACGCCCCAGGGAGCCAGCTGGCGCGCCATGACGTCCCGGTTGACCGCGGTGTCGTCCACGATCAGCACCCGCCGGCCGGCCAGCACCGACCAGTCGGCCTGCCGGGCGGCGGGAACCAGCCCGGTGCGCGGCAGCGGCAGCTCGAACCAGAAGGTGGAACCCCGGCCGACGGTGCTTTCCACGCCGATCGTGCCGCCCATCAGGTCGACCAGCCGCTTCGAGATCACCAGCCCCAGCCCGGTGCCGCCGTAGCGCCGTGACGTGGTCGAATCGACCTGCGAGAAATGGCGGAACAGGCGCCCCATGGCCTCCGGCGGAATGCCGATGCCGGTGTCGTCCACCACGAAGCGCACCCCGGCGACCTCGCCGGCACCGTGGTCGCCGGATTCGGGGCCGGGTCCCGCGAGGTCGATGACCTGGAGCGAGACGACCCCCTTCTCGGTGAACTTGACCGCGTTGCCGACCAGGTTCAGCAGGATCTGGCGCAGCCGGCCGGGATCGCCGCGCACCAGCCTGTGCAGCCGGGGCGGCACGAAGCTGACGATCTCGATGCCCTTGGACAGGGCCCGCGGGGCCAGCAGCTCGACCACCGCCTCCGCCTCGTCCAGGATGGAGAACTCGGCCTCCTCCAGTTCCAGGTGGCCGGCCTCGATCTTGGAGAAATCCAGGATGTCGTTGATGATGGCGAGCAGCGCCTCGCCGCTCTCGCGGATGGTTTCCGCGTAGTAGCGCTGGTCGCCGGTCAGGGCGGTGTCCAGCAGCAGGCCGGTCATGCCGATCACCCCGTTCATCGGGGTCCGGATCTCGTGGCTCATGGCGGCCAGGAACTCCGACTTGGCATGGTCGGCGGCTTCCGCCCTGTCCTTGGCCTCGACCAGCTCGCGCGCGATGCGGCGGCGCTCGGTCACGTCCACGTAGATGCCGACGGTGCCGCCGTCGGGCGTGCGCCGCTCGGTGCTCTCGATCGAGACGCCGTTGGCGAAGTGATGCAGGAACGGCATGCCGTCGGCCCGGCGATGGGCGCGCGACCGGCTTTCCAGCCATTCGGCGGTCCGCTCCGGGGGAAGGCCGGCATAGTGGCCGCTGGCCGCCGCGGCTTCCAGCGCCTCGGCGAAGGGCAGCCCGGGCCGCAGCCGGTCGGCGATCGTCCCGAACATCCTTCGATATTCCTGGTTGCACAGCACCAGCCGGTCGTCGGCATCGTACAGCACCAGCCCTTCCGAGATGCTCGCGATGGCGGCAGCCAGCTTGGCCTCGGCCTCGGTCACCCGCTGCTCCGCCTCGACCGAGGCGGTGATGTCGGTCGCGGTGCCGCGGTATCCGGCGAAGTCGCCGCCGTCGTCGAACAGCGGAGTGCCGCTGATGCTGATCGTCCGGGGCGTGCCGCCGGCGTCGCGGAACGTGCCGGTCAGCCCGCGGAACGCCCGGCGCGCCTCCAGGTCGGCGAGCCGGCCCGCATCCACCGCCATCAGCTCTCCCAGGGTGCGGCCGACCGACAGTCCGGCGTCGGGACCCAGCACCGCCTCGAAGTTGCCGAGGAAACGGGTGAAACGCAGGTCGGCGCCCATTTCCCAGAACCAGTCCGAGGCCGAGGCGGCGAAATGGCGGAAGCTGCGTTCGCTCTCCCGGATCTCGCGCTCGGCCTCCTTGCGGAGCGTGATGTCCCGGATCACGCCGATGAACTTGCGGCCTTCCGCCAGCTTGATCTCGGCCACCGCCAGCTCGATCGGGAAGATCTCGCCGGACCGCCGCCTGGCCACCGCCTCCCGCTGGCGGCCGATGATCCGCGCCCTGCCGGTCTCGCGGTAGGCCGCGATCTGGCCGTCGTGGGGGGCGGCGTCGGCCGGCGCCATCAGCAGGGACAGGTTCCGGCCTCGCAGCTCGTGCTCGGCGTAGCCGAACATGGTCTCGATCGCCCGGTTGACGCTCTCGATCGCGCCCCGGTCGTCGGCGGTGACGATGCCCTCCCCGACATTGTCCAGGATGGTGCGGGCGACCGCCTCCCCCTCCGCGCGGATTCGGCGGTTGACGGCCTCCAGCTCCTCCTCCATCAGGCGGGTGCTGCGCTCGATCCGGGCACGCTCCTGGTCCGCCTCCGTATAGGCGGCATCGACCATTTCCAGAAGGGCCGCCATGTCGGGCTGCCCGTCGGGCCGCCCGCGTGCCGCCCGCCTGAGCTGGCGCTCCAGCAGCCGGTGCAGGCTCATCTTTCGCCGATGGTGGTGATCGTCATGGTCTGGTTGTGCAGCTCGCAGGCGCCGGTGCGGGCGTGGGGCGAGATCTCGCCATAGGAGTAGAAGCCGAGGGTGCGCGCCCCTCCGCCCAGGATCTCCGCGGCGCTCTCCACCTCCTCCGCGACCCGCTGGCCGAGCACCAGCTTGCGGCCGATGCAGGACACCAGGATCGCCAGATGGGTCCCCTGGGGTGCTGCGGCCATGCCGGCGGCCTCGCCGGCGCCGTCGATCAGCTTCTCGAAGCTGGCCCGCATCAGCTGGGCGACGCTGCCCTCGGGCACGTCGCCCGCGAAGACCATGGCGTTCGTCGCGTCGTCGGTCCCGACCACGGTGCGGACCACCTCGCCGCCGTCGGGCCTGACGATGCGCAGCGGGAACAGCAGCGCCGAACCGGGAAGCTCCGGCACCAGGTCGCCGAGATAGCGCTTGTAGAGGTCGAGCGCCGGCTGGTTGTCCAGGGTGTGGAGCACGTTCCCGGCGGAGCCGGTGATCCGGCGTTCCGGCCCGAAGGGCTGCCAGCCGCCGTAGCTGCCGTGGCCGACCGTGACGGCGTCGCCGTACAGGCCGATGGCGGCGACCCGCCCGGGGCGCGGCTGGTCCCCCGCGCCGACATGGGTCACCTTGAAGTCCGCGCCGTCGCCGGCAAGGCCGCCGGTGATCGTGACGTCGGCGCCCAGGATCTCCTGCAGCCCGCGGATCAGGTCGCTGCCGTTGATCCGCGTGCCGTCGGACAGGATGAACAGGGCGCGCAGGCCGTCGCCGGGCAGTTCGGCGGCGAGGCGCCGGCCGACGGCGCGCGACTCGTCGTCCCCTATCTCCACCTTGGCGATCCGCACCGGAGTGGTGTCGAACGAGACCGCGGAGGCGACGAGGGAACCATCGAACACCTCCTCCCCGATGATCTCGCCGCCGGTCGAGCATCCGACCAGGGGGGCTCCGGGAAACCGTGCCTGGAGCTCGGCGAGCCGGGCCGCCAGGTCGGGGACGCCGGGTCCGAAGAAGTAGAGGACGAAGTCCGCCCGGGACAGGTCGTCGGAAGGCCGCATGTCCTCCCACCCCTGCCCCGGCGTCCAGGCAAGCTGACTGACGCGCATATCCCGCAACTCCGATGAGCGGCCGCGGGCATGGACGCCGACGGCGGTGATCGACGGCCACAAGGATTACCCGCATGCGGAGAGTTTATCCACCTCTCCTTTACCCAGCGGGATATGCCGCTCCGGAACGCACGATCCTCAGCCACCCCGCCCGGCCCGGAGCGCCTGCGGCGGAGATCCGGCCGGAGCGGGCAGCTCCGCCGCCAGGGGCGGCTGGCCGTCGTTCCGGATATGGATGGTCCGCTGCGGGAACGGGATCTCGATGCCCAGCTCGTCGAACCGGCGCTTCATGCGGCGGTTGAACTCGCGCCCGACCGTCCATTGCTGGATCGGCCGCGTCTTGATCCGGGCCTTGATGATGACGGCATTGTCGCGGAAGGCGTCCACGCCCAGGATCTCGATCGGCTCCAGGATCAGCCGGCCGAACTGCGGCGTCGCCTGCAGCTCCGCGCCCAGGTCCTTGATCACCCCGATCACCCGGTCCGTGTCCTCGCCGTAGCCGATGCCGATGTCCATGACGTAGTAGGAGAAGTCCTTGGTCAGGTTCAGCACCGAGTTGACCTGGCTGAACGGGATCGAGTGGACGCCGCCGGCCTGGTCGCGCAGCTTGATCGTGCGGATCGTGATCGCCTCGACAAGGCCGCTGTGCCCGCCGCCCACGTCCACCACGTCGCCGACCGAGATGGTGTCCTCGAATAGGATGAACAGGCCGGTGATGACGTCCTTGACCAGCGTCTGGGAACCGAAGCCGATCGCCAGGCCGATGACGCCGGCACCGGCCAGCAGCGGCGCGATGTTGACGCCGATCTCCGACAGGGCGACCAGGGCGACCACGGTGATCAGGACCACCATGACGGCGTTGCGGAGCAGCGGCAGCAGGGTTCGGACCCGGGCGCTGCGTTCGATCCGGGTGCCGTAGCGGTCGGTTCCGGTCAGGTAGTGCTCGATCAGGTTGCTGGTGACCTCCCAGGTGATCGCGGCGAGGATCAGGACGACCCCGATCGAGACGACGGCCGAGCTGATGCGCTGCCCGATCGGCGACTCCAGCCAGGCGAAGCTGTCGACGCCCCAGGCGTTGAGCAGGGCCAGCAGGGCGAAGAACCAGACCACCGCCTTGATCACCCGCTGGAGGATCGGCAGGTACCGGTTCGCGCGCTCCTCCAGGTGCGGGAACTGCAGCTTGACCTCGGGCGAGATCGAGAAGCCGCGGCGGATCAGGGCGTCGATCAGGTTCACGACGATGCGCGCCGCGATCAGCACCAGGATCGACAGGCCGGTGGCACGCAGCATGAACTCGAACCCGTCCTGGACGCTGAGCGCCCAGATCCCGTAGATCACCACCAGGTACAGGATCGCCAGGATGTGCCAGACGTCGGCCAGCCGGCGCCGGGCCGCACGGAAGGCCCCGCTGCGGTTGCCGGCCGCGATCTCCTGGGCCTCCACGGTGCCGTTGCTCCCGCCGCCCAGCGGGCGGCCGCGCAGCCATTCGGCCACGTCGCGGCGGTTCTGCAGGATCAGGATCACCAGCATGCCGGTGATCACCAGCCCGACCAGCTTCAGCAGCGCCTCGTAGGAGCCGCTGGGCAGGCCCAGCATATAGGCCGCCTCCGAGATGAAATAGCCGTACACCCCGGTGTAGGCGAGGCGCCGGGCCCAGATATAGCCGTAATGGGCCGATTCGTCGCCGATGGGGAGCATCCGCAGGTTCGGCGCGGTCGGTGCCAGCACGCCGCGGGTCAGCGCCAGGATCAGCTGGATCAGGATGGTCGCGTTGATCACGATCAGGGCGACCAGCCGCACCACCAGCGGCGGGTCGGTGACGGAGAGGGTGCCGTAGCCGGCGACGGCGAAGACGCCGATCGGCACCAGCTCGATGACGGTGCGCAGGATCACCAGCGGCAGGCGGGCCAGGATCCGCTCGTTCCGCCGGCTCTCGATCGACTGCCGCGCGCGGCGGAGCAGGCGCGACATGGCGGCGCCGGCCAGGAACCCGACGCCGACCGCCAGCACGAGCTGGAGCCCGACCTGGATCCAGCGGTCGCGGCGCATCTCGTCGGTCGCCTGCCCCTGGAGCCACTCCACCGTGTCCGGCAGGTCGGCGAAGACGGCCCCGATGGCGATCATCTGCCGGCTGAGGCGCCCGACCCGCTCCGACATGAATTCGAGCACCCGCGAGCTGGGCGGCTCGATCTCCTGCCGTTCGGTCTGCCGCTGCGCCTGCAGCAGGGTGCGGAGCTGGGCGGTCAGCCGCTCGCGGGCGGCGGGATCCTCCAGTGTGGCCAGCAGATCCTGGATCTGCCTGGCGGGATCTTCCGGCTCGGCGGCGGGCGCCGCGGGGGCGGCCCCCGGCAGGGCCGCGGAGGGAACCTGGGCGGAGGCGGGCGTGCCGCACAGCAGCAGGGCCAGCAGGGGCAGGACCGTCAGAAGGCCGAGCACCGACCGGCCGAAGATACGGTCGATCATCATCCGTTCGCTTGATCCATGATTTCGGGAAACCGCGACGTTAGCGCGGGCGGCCACGGCAAGCCACCCGGCAGGGTGTATCCTTGTCGAGCCAAAAACCCGCCAGGGCCGATTTCGTTGCGATGATGGCGAAATCGGATGGGGTATGCCGACGCCGAGGCGAGTTCAGTCGGTGGCCGGCCGGAAACCGATATGGCGGGCTTGGATCGCCCGGATCGAGCCGTCGTCGCGCATCGAGGCCAGCGCCTCGTTGAAGCGCTCGACCAGACCGGCGGCGCCCGGCCGGCTGCGGGCGATCGCGAGGCGGAACTCGGCCTGCTCGATCGGGAACTCGAGGAAGGCGGACCGGGCGGCGCCGCTTTCCTGGGCGGCCAGCAGGAGAGGCTCGGCGAAGGTCACCAGGACGACCCTGCCCTGTCCCCGGAGCACCAGGGTCAGGGCTGCGGCGCTGCTCGCGACGTCCTCGATATGGACCCCGGCGGCGACGAGGCTGCCCTGCACCGGGTCGCCGTGGATGGTAATGACCCGCAGCCGCGGCCGCTCCGCGCCGCCTCCCGGTTCCGGACCGTCGGCCAAACCGCCGGACTGGCGGATGGCGATCGCCCGGAAGCTGTCGAGCGGCGGGCCGGAATAGCCGGTCCCGACGAAGGCGCTGACCGATGCCTCCAGCAGGCTGTCGGACAGCACGAAGTCCGCCGAACCGCCGCCGGAGCCGCCGCGGACGACGGTGGCGAAAGCCCGCCCGTTGCGCACGGTGTGTTCGGCGCGGGCGGCCGGCATGTAGGCGTATCTCGGGGTTCGGCCGTCCCGCCGGAAGGCCTCGGACAGCACCTCGGTGACGATCCCCTGCGGGTGGTCGGGAGCCGCCCCTTCGAGGATGAAGGGAGGGAGCGGCGCCAGCACGATGTTGACCAGGTCCAGCGCCGCTGCCGGCAGCGGCACGGCGGGGAGGCACGACAGGAGCATGAGACGCAGTATCCGGAACGCCCGTGCGATCATCTGCCCCTCGGGTTGACGGCCTGGAGGCATATTCAATCCCAAGCACCGAAGCTTGGCAACGCCGCCCGCCCGGCATGCGCCGGGCTGCGGCATCACGCGGCAGGCGGGCGCAATGTCAGATATATGAGGCCGGACGAGACGGCGTCGGCCAGCGGGCCGGGGGTTCCGCGCTCCGGCAGGTCGAGGTGGCGCAGGATCGCGTCGAACCGGAGATCCGGCTCCGGGCGGCCGGCGGTGGGCCGGTGATGGTCGTAATAGAGGCTCGACACCTCGATCATCGGGTTGGGGACCTGGACCCCGATGCGCGGCTTGACCAGCCGGTCGATCAGCGCCACCGCGAAGGTCAGGTAGTATCCCACCAGCGGCCGCGCCCCGACGAATCGCAGCAGGTCGAGCGCCGCCCGCTCCTGGTCCCGGGAGGCGGCGTCCGGCGCCGACGGGCCGGTCCTCAGATGGAGCCGGCGGCTGGCCAGAAGCCGGTTGCCGCGGATCGGGATCGCCACGACCTCCAGCAGATCGGCATTCTCCGCGTCGAACGAGCTGGCTCCCACGGCCAGGGCGACCGACTCGCCGCTGCCGTCCTCGTCGAACAGGAAGGCGTAGGCGGGGTCGGTCAGGTAACGGCGGTTGAGCGACTTGCGCAGGTCCGACAGCATGATCAGAACATCTTCAGATGGAAATGATAGGTGATGAATTCCTTGAAGCGCTTGACGATCGACAGCGAGTCCTTCAACAGGTCCCGCTCCAGGCGGTTCAGCTGGTCCGGCCGGATGAAATTGTCGGTCTGGGTGCCGATATCGCCGGCCGCCAGCCGCAGCTTGAGGCGCAGCTCCAGCATCGCCAGCAGGGCCTCGGTCAGCTCGGTCGCCATGGTCGCGTCGAACACGCCCAGATCCTGGAGCGCCCGGATCCGGTCGATCGTGTTGCGCTCCTGCAGGCGCTTCTCCAGCGCCAGGCTGCGCACGCCGTGGACCAGCGGGAAGATCCCGCCCTTCTTGATGTCGAGCTCTTCCCCCTTGAGATGGGAGAACAGGCCGATCGGCGTGTCGAAGCTGAGGGTCGGCCGCGCGAAATGGGAAAAGAACATGTCGTTGGCGGACAGCGTCTCGATCAGGTAGTCGCGCGCCTGGTCGAGCAGCGTGGCGTCGCCGGCCACCGGCGCCGCGTCGTAGAAGATCGCCAGGTTGAGCTGGGCCGCCTCGTCGGGATGGTAGACCCAGCCATGGATCGCCGCCCGGTACCCGGCCAGCGGCCGGGTCCATTCCGGCGTGTTGACCATGATGCCGCCGGGGCACTGGGGATAGCCGAACTCGATCAGCGAGCGGGAGAATTCCGCCGTGATCGACTCCAGGTCCGGACAGGCGTAGCCGTCGCGCAGGATCAGGCCGTTGTCCTGGTCGGTCTTCAGGATCTGCTCGCCGCGCCCCTCGCTGCCCATCACGATCAGGCAGGAGTTGGCCAGCAGGTCGGGCGGGGCCAGGAGCTCGAACAGCTTGGCGAAGATCCGGCGGTTGAGCGCCGTGACCATCTCGGCGATGAACCGGATCTTGACGCCGTTGCCGTGCAGGGCCTGGATCAGCGTCGGGATCTCGGCCGAGGCGGCCCGAAGGTCCGCCAGGTCGGAGGCCCGCTCGACCCGGATCGCCACGATGTGGGAGTTGTTGGACAGGAAGCCCAGCAGGTCGACCTGCTCCAGGATGCCGACGATCGCCTCCCCCTCGGTCACCACGACGCGGCGGATGCCGTGCTTGGTCATCACCACCAGGGCATTGAACAGGAAATCGTCGATGTCGAGCGAGATCATCGAATAGCTGGCGAGCGGCCCGACCGGCGAGGTCACGGGCGCCCCGTCCAGGATAACCGCGTCGCGCAGGTCGCGGTCGCTCAGGATGCCGACGCGTCCCGGCGCGCCGTCGGCGCCCGGCTCCCCCCTGACCAGCAGCGAGGTCGATCGGGTCGCCTTCATGGCCGCGACGGCGTCGCGGGCGCTGCAGTCGGCGCCCACATAGGCGGCGGGATGGATATAGGCCTGCCGGATGCGGGCCATCATGAACGAGGTCATCTCGCGGTTGGCTTGGCGCACGGCCAGGTCGCGCAGCCGGTCGATCATCTCCTGGTGGAACCAGACCCCGAACCGGGGATTGGTCCGGGTCAGGTCGAGGAAGCTCTCCTGCGGCAGGAGCTGGCAGACGGTGTCCTCGCGCGCGACGAAGGTGCCGGCGCCGGGCGATCCCAGCAGCGCCTTGACGTCGAAGCTCTCGCCCGGACCGTAGGCGGCCAGCACCTCGGTCCCGCTCAGCTCCTGCACCAGGCCCTTGAGCACGATGTGCAGGTGGCCGGACGCCTCCTCCCCGCGCAGGACGGTGGCGCCCTTGGGCCAGACGGCGATGTCCGAGGCCGCCATGACCTGGTCCCGCTCCGCGGGCGTCAGGCGGTCGAACGGCGCGATCGTGAAACTGAAGGCTTCGAACACGTCGGAGCACCTTCGGCGTTGGAGGTCGGGGAAACCGGAGCCCAAGAAAAACGCCCCAAGGTTGGCAGCCTTGGGGCGTCTTGGCGAGAGCCATAGTCGCGGGGGAGCGCTCCCCCGCGACACCATGGCGCATCCTGCCGGGGCGCTGGGCGCCGGCACTCAGTGGGACGAAGCACCCTCGGCGCCCAGACCGGTCTGGGAGCGGATGTACTGCGCCTCGTAGGCGGCGGCCTCGTCGGCGGCGTTCTGGCTCTTGTCGATGATCGAGAAGAACCAGGTTCCGACGAAGGCCAGGGTGACCGAGAAGATCGCGGGGTTGTCGTAGCCGAAGGGCGCGCTGCCCTTGGCGTTGCCCAGGACGCTTTCCCAGACGGTCGGCCCGAGGATCACCATCACGGTGGCGCTGATCAGGCCCAGGAAGCCGCCGACCAGGGCGCCCTGGGTCGTCAGCTTGCTCCAGAACATCGACATGACGATGATCGGGAAGTTGGCCGAGGCGGCGATGGCGAAGGCGAGGCCCACCATGAAGGCGATGTTCTGCTGCTCGAAGGCGATGCCGAGCACCATGGCGAGGATGCCGAGGACCACGGTCGAGATCTTCGACACCCGGATCTCCTGCACCTCGTTGACCCGGCCGCGGCGGAACACCGAGGCGTAGAGGTCGTGCGACACGGCGGACGCGCCCGCCAGGGTCAGGCCCGACACCACCGCCAGGATGGTGGCGAAGGCGACGGCCGAGATGAAGCCGAGGAACAGGTCGCCGCCGACCGCCTTGGACAGGTGGATCGCCGCCATGTTGGTGCCGCCGATCATGTCCTTCAGCTTGTCGTAGGAGATGCCGTCGGCGCCCAGCTTGAAGTAGTTCGGGTCCTTCATCAGCAGGACGACGGCGCCGAAGCCGATGATGAAGGTCAGGATGTAGAAGTAGCCGATGAAGCCGGTGGCGTAGAAGACCGACTTGCGGGCCTCCTTGGCGTCGGCGACGGTGAAGAAGCGCATCAGGATGTGCGGCAATCCTGCGGTGCCGAACATCAGCGCGATGCCCAGCGAGATCGCCGACACCGGGTCCTTGACCAGGGTGCCCGGCTCCATGATCGCGATTCCCTTGGGGTGGACGTCCACCGCGGCCTGGAACAGCGCGCCGAAGTTGAAGTTATAGTTGACCAGCACCATCAGCGCCATGAAGGAGGCGCCGGACAGCAGCAGGACGGCCTTGATGATCTGCACCCAGGTGGTGGCGAGCATGCCGCCGAAGGTGACGTACATGATCATCAGGACGCCGACCAGGATGACGGCGTAATTGTACTGGAGCCCGAACAGGAGCTGGATGAGCTTGCCGGCGCCGACCATCTGGGCGATCAGGTAGAGCGCCACGACGACCAGGGAGCCGGAGGCCGCGAGGGTGCGGATGGGGGTCTGCCGCAGGCGGTAGGAGGCGACGTCGGCGAAGGTGTACTTGCCGAGGTTGCGCAGCTGCTCCGCGATCAGGAACAGGATGATCGGCCAGCCGACCAGGAAGCCGATCGAGTAGATCAGCCCGTCGAAGCCCGAGGTGTAGACCAGCGCCGAGATGCCCAGGAACGAGGCGGCAGACATGTAGTCGCCGGCGATCGCCAGGCCGTTCTGGAAACCGGTGATGCCGCCGCCGGCGGCGTAGAAGTCCTTGGCCGACTTGGTCTTGGACGCGGCCCAGTAGGTGATCCCCAGCGTTCCCGCCACGAAGGCCAGGAACATGACGATGGCGGTCCAGTTGGTCGCCGACTTCTGGACGGCGCCGCTGATCGCGTCGGCGGCGAACGCCGGGTCCGGAATGGCCAGGGCGGCCGCGGCGACGGTCGATGCCGCCGCGAATGCTGCGATGACGCGCTTCATTATTTCAGGTCCTCGATGATCTGCCGGTTCAGTTCGTCGAACTCGGAGTTGGCGCGACGGACATAGATACCGGTCAGGACGAAGGCCGAGACGATGATCAGCGCGCCGAGCGGAATGCCGATGGTGATGACGCCGAAGACGGGCGTGCCCAGGGCCTTGGGAGCGAAGGCCACCAGGAGGATGAAGCCGTAGTAGATTACCAGCATCACGATCGACAGGAGCCAACCATAAGCTGCACGCTTCCGGGTCAGCTCTTCGAATTTGGGGTTGTTCCTTATTTTTGTTGTTAATTCTCGCTGCATCCGGGGTCCCCTCGAATTGTCCGAGCACCATGTCAGAAATGAAGCTCTGCTTTTAGTCGCGGGATCGTACCGGAAGCTTCGCGTAATGGGACTGATCTGGATCAATTGTTAAACGCTGCGATGCGGTAGCCGCGATGCGGCGGCCTCGGCGGGACCCGCGCGCCGGGGGCAGGCCCGCCCCGCCCGCGATTTCCTTCGGTGGCCGCTCCCTCGCCGTGATCATCTCCGCGCCGATGTGTTTATCCCCGCGAAGGTCATGGCCATGCGGTCCAGGCGTGAGACCGCGAAGAAAGGACTTCCGATGACTGCAGGCCCTTGGACCTATGATTCCGCCAATGGTCAGATGCCCGGGTCTCGAAACGCAAAGAGTTTTCCTCTCGGGCGACATATCCCAAGCGCCGTCGGTCACGACAAGTCCCGCGGGATGTTCACTCCCTATGGCTTCATGCAGGATGGGGACGATTATGGGTACCAACGAATTCTTCGTAACGACACGGATCGGCAAATGGTACGTGGACAACGGAACCGAAAGTCACGGTCCCTATCTCAGCCAGCACGACGCGACCGCCGACGCGATCGACGCGGCGGAGCAGGTCTCGGGCCGCAAGAAACCGGCGGCCGTCCTGTTGAAGCTGCCGGGTTCCAAGGCGTCGCCGGTCTGGACCTCGCGGCGCGGCCGCGAAGGCGTGACGATCGAGCCCGCGGTGGAGGCGGAGGTCCAGGAGATCCTTTGAGGCGGCCGGCCTCGGTGCCGGGCGCTCCCCTTGCCGCTTGCCTTCCTGCCGGCGTTCGGAGCTGAGCATGTCCCGCTCTCCCAGGAAGGAAGCGCATTCACGGCATCCGGAGGAGGCACCCGAGGCGATGCGCCGCCTGATCGACGACCTGCGGCGCGATCTGGCGATCTCGGGAATCGAGCGCGAGCAGTTGCAGCTGGAAGCCGAGGAACTGCGCGAGCAGACTACCCTGTACGCCCAGGTTTGCGCCACCCTGGAGGCGCGGCTCGACGCCGTGACCGGACAGCTGCGCCGGACCGAGCGGACGCTCGTGGAAGTGCGGCAGCGGGTCGATGACGAGAGGATTTTCCGGCGTTCGCTGGAGCGGCAGCTGCTGGCCAGCCGGGTCGAGG contains:
- a CDS encoding mechanosensitive ion channel domain-containing protein → MMIDRIFGRSVLGLLTVLPLLALLLCGTPASAQVPSAALPGAAPAAPAAEPEDPARQIQDLLATLEDPAARERLTAQLRTLLQAQRQTERQEIEPPSSRVLEFMSERVGRLSRQMIAIGAVFADLPDTVEWLQGQATDEMRRDRWIQVGLQLVLAVGVGFLAGAAMSRLLRRARQSIESRRNERILARLPLVILRTVIELVPIGVFAVAGYGTLSVTDPPLVVRLVALIVINATILIQLILALTRGVLAPTAPNLRMLPIGDESAHYGYIWARRLAYTGVYGYFISEAAYMLGLPSGSYEALLKLVGLVITGMLVILILQNRRDVAEWLRGRPLGGGSNGTVEAQEIAAGNRSGAFRAARRRLADVWHILAILYLVVIYGIWALSVQDGFEFMLRATGLSILVLIAARIVVNLIDALIRRGFSISPEVKLQFPHLEERANRYLPILQRVIKAVVWFFALLALLNAWGVDSFAWLESPIGQRISSAVVSIGVVLILAAITWEVTSNLIEHYLTGTDRYGTRIERSARVRTLLPLLRNAVMVVLITVVALVALSEIGVNIAPLLAGAGVIGLAIGFGSQTLVKDVITGLFILFEDTISVGDVVDVGGGHSGLVEAITIRTIKLRDQAGGVHSIPFSQVNSVLNLTKDFSYYVMDIGIGYGEDTDRVIGVIKDLGAELQATPQFGRLILEPIEILGVDAFRDNAVIIKARIKTRPIQQWTVGREFNRRMKRRFDELGIEIPFPQRTIHIRNDGQPPLAAELPAPAGSPPQALRAGRGG
- a CDS encoding substrate-binding periplasmic protein: MLLSCLPAVPLPAAALDLVNIVLAPLPPFILEGAAPDHPQGIVTEVLSEAFRRDGRTPRYAYMPAARAEHTVRNGRAFATVVRGGSGGGSADFVLSDSLLEASVSAFVGTGYSGPPLDSFRAIAIRQSGGLADGPEPGGGAERPRLRVITIHGDPVQGSLVAAGVHIEDVASSAAALTLVLRGQGRVVLVTFAEPLLLAAQESGAARSAFLEFPIEQAEFRLAIARSRPGAAGLVERFNEALASMRDDGSIRAIQARHIGFRPATD
- a CDS encoding 3'-5' exonuclease; the protein is MLSDLRKSLNRRYLTDPAYAFLFDEDGSGESVALAVGASSFDAENADLLEVVAIPIRGNRLLASRRLHLRTGPSAPDAASRDQERAALDLLRFVGARPLVGYYLTFAVALIDRLVKPRIGVQVPNPMIEVSSLYYDHHRPTAGRPEPDLRFDAILRHLDLPERGTPGPLADAVSSGLIYLTLRPPAA
- a CDS encoding FIST signal transduction protein, with the translated sequence MRVSQLAWTPGQGWEDMRPSDDLSRADFVLYFFGPGVPDLAARLAELQARFPGAPLVGCSTGGEIIGEEVFDGSLVASAVSFDTTPVRIAKVEIGDDESRAVGRRLAAELPGDGLRALFILSDGTRINGSDLIRGLQEILGADVTITGGLAGDGADFKVTHVGAGDQPRPGRVAAIGLYGDAVTVGHGSYGGWQPFGPERRITGSAGNVLHTLDNQPALDLYKRYLGDLVPELPGSALLFPLRIVRPDGGEVVRTVVGTDDATNAMVFAGDVPEGSVAQLMRASFEKLIDGAGEAAGMAAAPQGTHLAILVSCIGRKLVLGQRVAEEVESAAEILGGGARTLGFYSYGEISPHARTGACELHNQTMTITTIGER
- a CDS encoding response regulator, translating into MSLHRLLERQLRRAARGRPDGQPDMAALLEMVDAAYTEADQERARIERSTRLMEEELEAVNRRIRAEGEAVARTILDNVGEGIVTADDRGAIESVNRAIETMFGYAEHELRGRNLSLLMAPADAAPHDGQIAAYRETGRARIIGRQREAVARRRSGEIFPIELAVAEIKLAEGRKFIGVIRDITLRKEAEREIRESERSFRHFAASASDWFWEMGADLRFTRFLGNFEAVLGPDAGLSVGRTLGELMAVDAGRLADLEARRAFRGLTGTFRDAGGTPRTISISGTPLFDDGGDFAGYRGTATDITASVEAEQRVTEAEAKLAAAIASISEGLVLYDADDRLVLCNQEYRRMFGTIADRLRPGLPFAEALEAAAASGHYAGLPPERTAEWLESRSRAHRRADGMPFLHHFANGVSIESTERRTPDGGTVGIYVDVTERRRIARELVEAKDRAEAADHAKSEFLAAMSHEIRTPMNGVIGMTGLLLDTALTGDQRYYAETIRESGEALLAIINDILDFSKIEAGHLELEEAEFSILDEAEAVVELLAPRALSKGIEIVSFVPPRLHRLVRGDPGRLRQILLNLVGNAVKFTEKGVVSLQVIDLAGPGPESGDHGAGEVAGVRFVVDDTGIGIPPEAMGRLFRHFSQVDSTTSRRYGGTGLGLVISKRLVDLMGGTIGVESTVGRGSTFWFELPLPRTGLVPAARQADWSVLAGRRVLIVDDTAVNRDVMARQLAPWGVDTRTAVSAADGLMILRQASRAGQPLDAVLLDHNMPEMSGIDLLAILRADPRLRDLKVILCSSSGVGSLKDELVGVVVDGLLHKPLRHATLLTRLAELLGGAAPDGPDPAAAPAETAAPARRLRILVAEDNQVNQQVATGLITRLGHRVDIAANGREAVEAICNLPYDLVLMDVQMPEMDGYEATAAIRRLKGGRAEVPIIAMTANAMEGDPQKCLAAGMDDYLPKPVDRRKLANAIGYWGHRRGGGAKPSPAPLPAQGPVQAPAVTAAGPETAILVVEDDPISRRILAGLLKEEGRRIDVAVNGREAVEAASRRPYHAILMDIQMPEMDGFAATRAIRALPPPAGSAPVIAMTADADLLQGEEWRACGMVDFVTKPMNRKLVNEKLERWAARAAPASEPGRAPDAAPAPDDLVDAERLADLADAMGWDTVADLIDLFLEAGREAASGIRAALARGDLAAAGKEAHTLKGSSSNVGAVTVQAIAHHLLDVCHAGDAATASALAERIDGALAAAEEPLRRAVRITDNPHY